The following nucleotide sequence is from Pseudoliparis swirei isolate HS2019 ecotype Mariana Trench chromosome 7, NWPU_hadal_v1, whole genome shotgun sequence.
CTTCCTCGGGGAGCAGCTCAGAGCGGAGAACTGCATCGGCATCTTTGAGTTCACCGACATCGTCTTCTGCCCCGAACTGCAGCGCAGGGCCTACCGCTACATGGTGGAGCACTTCGAGGAGGTGGCTCACCACGAAGAGTTCCTGCAGCTGTCCCTGCAGCAGCTCATCGACCTCCTCGAAAGAGATGACCTCAACGTGAGGAACGAGAGCGTCGCCTTCGAGGCCGTCCTTCGCTGGATCGACCACACGCCCGAAACACGGAAAGCACACGTAGCGGTGCTCTTTTCAAAGGTATGATAACCTTCGGTCACTTCGTTTGGACTTGCACCTTCAGCATTTGGCTGATGGTGTTGACCAGATTCAATTCAACACTCCTGTCCCTTTCTCTCTGCGTAGGTGCGACTGGCCTTGACGAGTTTGAACTACATGCGGCTCAAGGTTCTGTCCAATGAGCTGGTGAGCACCAGCACTGAGTGCCAGTCAATGGCCCAGAGTGTCCTTGAGGCCATCGGTCACATCCGGACCAGCAGGCCTTCTGTTGCTCAGCTCAGCAACCCTCTCCTCCGCCCTCGCCTCCCGAACGCCGTCCTGTTGGCCATCGGAGGCTGGAGCAGCAGCAATCCAACCAACGGCATCGAGGCGTACGACTTCCGCGCCGACCACTGGATGAACATGACAGACAATTGCGAGCGACCCCGCGCCAACCACGGCACCGCCGTCCTCAACGGGAGCCTCTACTGCATCGGCGGCTTCGACCGGCCGGAGTATTTTAACAGCGTGCGCAGGTTCGACCTGAGGACGCGCGTCTGGCACGAGGCCGCCCCCATGTGCCACCGCCGCTGCTACGTGAGCGTCACCGCGCTGGACGGATGCATCTACGCCATGGGAGGCTTCGATGGGAACTCGTGGCTCTGCACCGCCGAGCGCTACAGGCCCGAGGCCAACCAGTGGAGTCTCATCGCGCCGATGCAAGAGCGCCGGAGCGACGCCAGCAGCACGACGCTGCACAACAAGGTGGTGTGGAGGGGGAAAGTGTCTGGGAGTTATTTAAGGGCAACAGAGTAAATGTGTACCTGTTGTTTATCTTGTTTCCATGGGACCTGATGCAGTTGTCTTGAGGTGCATTGAGTGATTGGCCAGAGGGAAGTGTGTCAGACGGAAGGTCTTCAGAGACCTATGGGCTCTAGAGAATCTGTGATGTTGTGTGCATGGAAGTGAAAAgaggtgcatgtgtgagttagtgtgtgtgtgtgtgtgtgtgtcactattgCACACTGTGGTTAATTTGTATGTGGATGGTCAAgtagaaagaaaacatgtaaacacttaTTATCTGGATGGCACTGACATAAACAAGAATCCCCTTTCTTTTTTAGACAGTTTGTTTGTAGCTTGTCTCAGGTTTGTAATCATGATTTAAAGAAACTTTAGTAAGATGATGCAACGTATTAGATATTAGAGACCAACACCAATAGTTGGGCGATGGGAATCATCCTGCTAGAGTAGAAAGATCTCGGTATAATTTATAAGGAGTTGAAGCCTGAAGAAGTGATTCTTTACTTaacccctcctgttctccccaGCTTTACATCTGCGGGGGCTTCAATGGGAGAGAATGCCTGCAGACGGCTGAATGCTACCTCCCGGGGGCCGACCAGTGGACGATGATCGCCCCCATGAGCGGCCCGCGCAGCGGACCTGGCACCGCTGCATATGCAGGTCTCGTGTATGCAGTAAGTTCACATGAAACTCGTGTGACGTTCAGTCAACAGATGAATCAGAAGGAGTTGAGTgtgagtttcttttctttcaccatATATGTCACTTTCTGCCCCAAAGGTTGGCGGCTTTGATGGCAACAACCGTGTGAACACTGCCGAGGCGTACGACCCCGTGAACAACAGCTGGCAGGAAGTGACGCCCATGGTGACGCCCCGCAGCAACTTCGGCATCGAAGTGCTGGACGATCGTCTCTTTGTTGTCGGGGGCGACAACGGCAACACCACCTGCTGCAACGTGGAGAGCTACGACGAGATGACCGCTGAGTGGACGGAGGCTTGTGACATGGACATTTCTCGCAGTGTCCTGAGCTGCAGCGTGGTGTCCGGGCTCCCCAACATGGCCGACTACGCTATTCCCCGGGACGTCCTGCTGCTGATACACGAGGATGCAGACTCGGACGAACACTCCTGAACCGTGCCATCATCCACACGGTTTTAGGACCTAAAActacaaaagagaaataaaatgtctttgtgCGTTAATCTGCTGTCACTCCAGATAACCCAGCTGCTAGCTGCCGGCaaatacaaagaaaacacacatccagaggtgttggctcatTTCAGACCTCTAACCCGCCTTCCTCTCTAAGGTCCTTGAGCAAGTGGTCTCacaccagttgtgtgactttcttcaTCATATTAGttcatttgaggagtttcagtcaggatttagaaaactgcaactctttattatcaggctgctctaataagtagaGACAGAaggtcggcgtttctcaatatgcgttcttgtgcgtactttcctctacttgtgtcctcgtggactcgtgaaacgtcatcagtcgcagcccgagtacatgttcacattcaaagttcgcttctcgcaaagcacggtcaaaatgcccggatgtgacttgatcctcccactttcctggaggatgcatcagaggagacttgatgactttttctaaatactactgttgagtcacggaatgtaattttaggatgttttcaggcgagaagttagtagtttaaatcaaatctgtggtcggtttgttacgATTCAGCCcaataaagatctgcgccgtagatttgaggctCTACTCcacagcgccgggcggtcagcgcgctgtgtggccgccgacagcagccagatctcggcaggactttttgaaatgctccgctggctctgacgtctccgtagcggtttaacatgagatataatttggTTTgaaggatctaacgagcacaaagagcttattatttattcacagataacgttacattagtttgactgagggttaagatacataacttaatattttaattaaactttaacgttgaactatattgctgtctttttcttttagaccgaattgtttgcaattacatgtgtaatatagctatatatacatacaaatatatatatatatatgtatataacatatttataatatatatatacatatttatatataatctcaatatttataaacaatatatataagtgtttttattttgtacaaaatattaatacaattatatatgtatgattattttatttttaattgtgtatatatatatatccacacacacaattcaaaataaaataattatatttaaagaataatgagaaaatcagggttgtcatattttgtttgactgtaaaaaataatttacagtgaacaaTTGgcgtaaactcaggagcaagaacagctgatgtggtgacgtcatcaagtcagctgctgttcaaTCGCAGAAAGACTCTCCTCCCGTTCTCTCgtcctttggagtctggactccgaagaccagactccaaaagtatggaggactcaaaatgacttaagtataaataaataaatgcatgaataaatataggaataaataaataaatgtataaataaataaataaatgcttaaataaatgtataaatacagaaataaatacagaaattaataaatataagttataactcaacaggacatcattaaataaatgtatttctacatttctgtatttcttcatttatttatatctctatttatgtgtccacacgtatttcttcatttatttatgtgtgacatttatgtgtccgtatattcaaatgagctgggcggtccgaacctcattgttgaacaggattggtcaagttggagagcaagacagaagcaatcgatccctagcacttggacctgtagacgaacagcgtttattatgcattcttgtctgtacattctaaatactactgttgttgagtcacggaatgtaatttaaggatattttcagccgagaagttagtagtttaagcatcaaatttGTGGTTGGTTTAtagagattcagcctaataaggatatgcgacggagatttgaggtcctgctcgcgggacctctgagctccgggcgctcagcgcgctgtgtggccgccgagagaagcctgatctcggcaggactttttttaatgctccgctggctctgacgtctccgtagcggctaaacatgagatataattaggctttggaggatctaacgagcacaaagtttattatttattaaaagataacgttacgtcaatttgactgagggttaagattcataacttcatattgtagcgaccctgggtcaggaaagctacgagacgttgtatatttattaccgtttattcgtagcctacgccaaacaacagtgaacaccgcaacacattctactccactgtaaagtattttacagtgaataattggagtaaattcatgagcaagaacagttgatgtggtgacgtcacaagaccagaaagaccgtcctgcgtccttgagagtccggactcccaagaccagactccaaagaccagactccaaaagaacacgagtctgtactcagtgttcttggaattgataaacggctgaagtcaaaaatcTGTCttggctaacttctgctaacggtgagctgagcgagtcaacttcagcttcatgtgccaggcagaagtagtagagcacaacacaccaggtgcatcacactcctgtgaccaatcatgctttagacagaggttcggaccgcccaactcatttgaatatacttacacgtaaatgtcacacaaataaatgaagaaatacgtgtggacacataaatagataaatgaagaaatacagaaatgtagagatatatttatttaatgatgtcctgttgatttataacttatatttattaattcctatatttatttatacatttatttaagcatttatttatttatttatacatttatttaagcatttattcatttattcctatatttattcatgcatttatttatttatttatttatacttaagtcattttgagtcctccatacaaaagaacacaagtctggaCTCAGtggactttgaattgagaaacggcttctGTGTCAACGGAGGAGAGACGAGCTGTGGTATGATTGACGGGAATTTCAGCCAATtgccatttcgttgcctctgtacctggactctagcaatggcaataaattgaatccaatccaatcacAATCCACAGGAGGTGCCCTCTGGCGGCCATCTGCAGCGCGTGGCGTTTGAGTCGTTCACGGGTCGTCGGATTGCTcggaaattatatttattgtacaacacatgaacacacaagaAGAATCAGTGAGTGAATCTACCTCCCACTTATTGACAAAGGACTATCAGACACAGGCCTTATATATAAGCATACATTACTAGGAGCGTATTATTACCAAATAATATGATTGTTTACGTTGAAAACAAACGTGGTTATTATCTAGTCGGGAGTTTAGATCAAAACTAGCCACTAACTACAGTATGGAATTAACTTTCATAACACTAGTATCACTTACGTTTGTTTAATGGTAATTTAAAACGATATTTTGGCTTCAGAGACCCAACTTGTTCGCTCATCGCACACATTATTCGCCCGTCTCTGTAATCTCCCAGCAGTCAGTGAACGCAGCACTTTCTGCGGTTTATTTAGGTTTTCTTCAAGCAGCGTCTGACACCGGACTGTCGACATGCCGGCCGATGTGAGCCGGTGGAGCGGGCCTCTCGCCCTGCAGGAGGTCGACGAGCAGCCGGCGGAGCCGCTGACTGTTAGATACGAGTCCGTGGAAGTAGAAGAACTCGGGAAAGTGCTCACGCCGACACAGGTTCGtcagctagcgctagctaagCGAACATTAGCCTCGTTTCTTTGTTAGCTTAAAATACCTTGCGGCCATcactattatttatatttcattattattatgaagcaCTGCTTTTGCAATTAATATTTTGGGTTCTGCCTGTTCTACAAACAATGAATCGGGTTTTAAATAATGTCTCCAGCGTGTCTGTAGTTTTTAAGAGGTGGATATTCACGCCCCTCGCGGTGGGAGGTGACAGCGCAGCCGTCAACCGGTTGTCAAACATGTCAACGCCTGCAGGTGCAGAGTCGACCCACCTGTGTCGAGTGGGAAGGATGCGACTCCAGTAAGCTGTACACATTGGCCCTGACCGACCCGGATGCTCCCAGCAGGAAGGACCCCAAATTCAGGTGAGAAGGCAGGATAGtcccattattatttatttattaaatattgttgTTAAAATGAAGGTTAAGAAAAAGATAAGAGGCAgcactgtatcgtcaataatgtcctgtaAGGGTGTTAGGCAAACCCTCGAACAGGCTCagtctcaaccaatcagaatgcttgatttcatctccCCATATTATAATAGTATATGAAGGGTAGTCCAGTCTTTGTTGTTCCCATCTGCTAAGAGAACCATCACTACATTGTGAGGAACCATAAGGGCCTGGTTCTGTGGTCGTATGGGGACGTCGGCCCCTTGGTGGACTCAATGCTGTGCAGGTTTCAGGGGAACCTCATATTGGGCCCCATTTATCTGCCTCCCACCCAGCTTCTGTGCATTGACACGGCTGCATTcaagtttgtgttgttgttgtgtttacctgtcattGTAGGGAGTGGCACCACTTTCTGGTGGTCAACATGAAGGGGAACGACGTGTCCTCCGGCTGCGTGCTCTCGGACTACGTGGGCTCGGGTCCTCCA
It contains:
- the LOC130196083 gene encoding kelch-like protein 10, whose amino-acid sequence is MSNQAESSPRRSVFNDLRLQGQFCDAVINVENVAFDVHRVILCKCSEYFIALFGRWCPADKKVFVIPGVSPDAMRLIIEFAYTGSVSVTEENVRELLLAADQLNVMDVVQTCCDFLGEQLRAENCIGIFEFTDIVFCPELQRRAYRYMVEHFEEVAHHEEFLQLSLQQLIDLLERDDLNVRNESVAFEAVLRWIDHTPETRKAHVAVLFSKVRLALTSLNYMRLKVLSNELVSTSTECQSMAQSVLEAIGHIRTSRPSVAQLSNPLLRPRLPNAVLLAIGGWSSSNPTNGIEAYDFRADHWMNMTDNCERPRANHGTAVLNGSLYCIGGFDRPEYFNSVRRFDLRTRVWHEAAPMCHRRCYVSVTALDGCIYAMGGFDGNSWLCTAERYRPEANQWSLIAPMQERRSDASSTTLHNKLYICGGFNGRECLQTAECYLPGADQWTMIAPMSGPRSGPGTAAYAGLVYAVGGFDGNNRVNTAEAYDPVNNSWQEVTPMVTPRSNFGIEVLDDRLFVVGGDNGNTTCCNVESYDEMTAEWTEACDMDISRSVLSCSVVSGLPNMADYAIPRDVLLLIHEDADSDEHS
- the LOC130196805 gene encoding phosphatidylethanolamine-binding protein 1-like; its protein translation is MPADVSRWSGPLALQEVDEQPAEPLTVRYESVEVEELGKVLTPTQVQSRPTCVEWEGCDSSKLYTLALTDPDAPSRKDPKFREWHHFLVVNMKGNDVSSGCVLSDYVGSGPPKGTGLHRYVWLVYEQPGLLSCSEPVLTNRSGDGRGQFKIQSFRQKYGLGPPRAGTCYQAEWDVYVPKLYEQLAGK